In one window of Cryptococcus depauperatus CBS 7841 chromosome 3, complete sequence DNA:
- a CDS encoding vacuolar transporter chaperone 1 yields the protein MSTQPLLQRTAKKRIALPVRVEPKVFFANERTFLSWLHFAVVLGGLAVGLLNFGDKVGKISAAMYTLIAMGVMLYALTIYQLRARAIRLRTGAPYDDRLGPTILCVALLTAIITNFALKAAYE from the exons ATGTCTACACAACCATTGCTCCAGCGCACAGCAAAGAAG AGAATTGCTTTGCCTGTGAGAGTAGAgccaaaagtctttttcgCCAACGA ACGAACATTTCTCTCATGGCTCCATTTTGCGGTAGTTCTTGGCGGTCTTGCCGTCGGTCTCTTGAATTTTGGCGACAAG GTTGGCAAGATTTCAGCGGCCATGTATACTCTAATCG CAATGGGTGTTATGCTGTATGCTCTCACGATATATCAATTACGAGCGCGTGCAATCAGACTTCGTACCGGCGCACCCTATGACGATCGTCTCGGTCCG ACTATCCTCTGTGTGGCGCTGTTGACTGCCATCATCACAAATTTTGCTCTCAAAGCTGCGTACGAGTGA
- a CDS encoding 5-formyltetrahydrofolate cyclo-ligase: protein MSDLLLEPSGSKEFGADMSTTFALKSVLRRSMLQTLRNMSSLEVEKQSQKVFEILLNQPFFKTANTVGCYLSMAQGELQTAQIVDHLLRRGSSLYTPYIPAAPPQIRHSKPPPSLAPQQNMHMLRLYSSEDLANCPLDKWGIVDPGLYRKDNEQFLREDAMDPKSPGLDLILIPGVAFDKDCNRLGRGKAYYDRFLQVYTSSRPRPLLVAIALGPQILPPDEKVPTTESDFQLDGVISPSGIIWREDVRPA from the exons atgagTGACTTGTTACTTGAACCATCTGGAAGCAAAGAATTTGGAGCCGATATGTCTACGACATTTGCTCTCAAGTCTGTCTTGCGAAGGTCGATGCTACAGACTCTTCGTAACATGAGCAGTTTAGAGGTTGAGAAACAAT CCCAGaaagtttttgaaatcCTTCTCAACCAGCCGTTTTTCAAGACAGCAAACACAGTAGGATGCTATCTGAGCATGGCTCAAGGAGAATTGCAAACGGCTCAAATTGTAGATCATCTGTTGCGTAGAG GATCATCACTCTACACACCATACATTCCTGCCGCTCCACCTCAGATTCGACATTCCAAACCTCCTCCTAGCCTTGCACCTCAACAAAATATGCATATGCTTCGCTTGTATTCATCTGAAGACCTTGCTAATTGTCCTCTGGACAAATGGGGAATAGTAGATCCCGGATTGTACAGAAAGGACAATGAACAGTTCTTGAGGGAGGACG CGATGGATCCGAAATCGCCGGGTCTTGATCTGATTCTCATACCGGGAGTGGCTTTTGACAAAGATTGCAACAGA CTGGGCAGAGGCAAGGCTTATTATGATCGTTTTCTGCAAGTTTACACATCTTCCCGACCACGTCCATTACTTG TGGCTATCGCTTTAGGACCACAGATACTACCCCCAGATGAAAAGGTACCGACTACCGAATCTGACTTTCAGCTGGATGGAGTTATCTCCCCTTCCGGTATCATATGGCGAGAAGATGTCAGGCCTGCATAG